A single Xenopus laevis strain J_2021 chromosome 3S, Xenopus_laevis_v10.1, whole genome shotgun sequence DNA region contains:
- the c5orf15.S gene encoding keratinocyte-associated transmembrane protein 2 — protein sequence MAALKMLLSFRAFRLLLLLVPLLLVSCPAVAEETPNDTSVLKPTESPSTDHSTSSLRTSNKSDSLSSLATSHQNTDVSLNANVSLVSTEALEINSTLNDTTSDTSLTSANSTAPAATQVTKKTISSVTTSSFLSKLIKITSPTVDKPSEEPDIEDEDLLLDEKSTMVSYVSPTKEPIDGDSSPYDGLDYEVSPLGKGDEDTGVEPFNPNEEDDTENYETGYKDDFTISSGAESNEDSHFFLYLVIIAFLIAFAYIVYHNKRKIFLLLQSRRWRESLCSKNMGYRRLDQNVNEAMPSIKVTDRYVF from the exons ATGGCGGCTCTCAAGATGTTGCTCTCTTTCCGAGCCTTTCGTCTTCTTCTCCTCCTCGTCCCTCTCCTGCTCGTCTCGTGCCCAGCGGTAGCAGAAGAAACTCCGA ATGATACTTCTGTCTTGAAACCCACAGAATCACCTTCAACAGACCATTCTACTTCATCCTTGAGGACTTCTAACAAAAGTGACAGCTTGAGCTCTTTAGCCACATCCCATCAAAACACGGACGTCTCATTGAATGCAAATGTCAGTCTAGTGAGCACCGAAGCTCTTGAAATCAACTCCACCCTTAATGATACTACTTCAGATACAAGCTTAACATCAGCTAATAGCACTGCTCCAGCTGCAACTCAAGTGACCAAGAAGACTATAAGTTCTGTCACCACATCTTCATTTCTTTCCAAACTGATTAAAATAACATCTCCAACCGTTGACAAACCATCTGAAGAGCCAGATATTGAAGATGAAGACTTGTTGCTTGATGAGAAGAGCACAATGGTTAGCTATGTGTCACCCACAAAGGAGCCTATAGATGGAGATTCCAGTCCCTATGATGGCTTAGACTATGAAGTGTCCCCTCTGGGTAAAGGAGACGAAGATACTGGTGTAGAACCGTTTAATCCAAATGAAGAAGATGATACTGAAAACTATGAAACCGGCTATAAGGATGATTTCACGATTTCAAGTGGTGCAGAATCTAATGAAGACagccattttttcttatatttggtTATTATTGCCTTTCTGATTGCTTTTGCATACATTGTTTATCACAACAAAAGAAAG aTCTTCCTCCTGTTGCAAAGCAGACGTTGGCGAGAATCTCTTTGTTCTAAAAACATGGGCTACCGTCGATTGGATCAAAATGTGAACGAAGCAATGCCTTCAATTAAAGTTACTGACCGTTATGTGTTTTGA